In Lolium rigidum isolate FL_2022 chromosome 7, APGP_CSIRO_Lrig_0.1, whole genome shotgun sequence, the DNA window attgtcataaaagtagcatggaacataaaaaattatagatacgttggagacgtatcactaatcTGTTTGAGCTTAACAGAAAGGTACATGGATCGGGAAAGAGGCAGGTTGCCCTTGAGGCAAGGCTTGAAACGTTTACCGGGTATGTGCGCGAGTAAAGATGGTGAACTGGTGGTGTTATGGTGGACAGTTGAACTGTATTTTGGGCTGGTGGTCTTGCTTTGGCATCGAATAAACGCCTTTGGCATGCGGACACTTGCACGCAATTTCCGTCGCGTTCTTTTTTGCTCGGCCAAAAGCTTTTCATTTCTCAGCCTAGGGTTTAACGACCCACGCTTTTCGTTTCTCGGCCTAGGTTTAGCGACCCACGcttccgccgcgccgcccccggtgTGATTGATCTCTGCCGGGGCCACACAACTCATAGATAAGATCTTGTTATTAAAATTTTCTCACCCGGTTGTTTGACCGGCGTATCTTCTTCTTTTGCCAATCGTAGATCGGATTGCATCGTCTACCGCCGCATGTCGTCAACACGagcctctactccaacctcggcgCTGACTCATCTCGGGCTATAGCCGCGACCTCCCAAAacagctatagcccggctatagccggctatttaaggacTTTGGCACTTTTAACCGGGCTATAACAGTTAGCCGCATCACGGGGGAAAGgccggctatttaaaacagaGTTGTTTCTGAGCTTCACTCAAATATTTTGTAACTTTGTGTGAACCTATCTTTGCACGGACGAAGCCAATAAGaaatcgtttggtatccatcatttggtcCTGTAATTCtagaattcattttggaattccataggtgggctgtttggttacCATAGAATTGGACCATCATTTTATTTagaaaatccagcaaaatgatgtcATGGGTAAACACGATTCCGAACTGAGACATGTCATTCCGTTTCTCTATGAAAACCATTTATAAATTtaatattgaattctgctgtcatttgcaattcctatGGCAACAAACCAGTGTTCATTCtaaaattacaatgtaaataaaATGCAagtctggcttccaaacgacttctaaaTTTTTTTCGCTGTCCAGTTGGGTACCTGGGTGCCGAGTCTTCTCTCTGACGATCGACGGGTGTTGAGCTGATAACAAGCAGCTGACGACAAACACGCTGTGCTCTGCTTGAAACGCGCGCAAGAAGAGAAACTGTGTCATCCGTAGGAAACAGCCAACACCAATCCCTGAAGGCCTGAACATATTTCTGCAGCCTGAACAAAAAAAAAGGTAAAGTAAAGAGGATCCAGGGATTCACGGGTACGTATAAATTCTGGAGCCATACGTTCATATGTTCAACCGCTGCAGAATTGAATTGAAGCCGCTCATATGCGTTTCATGCGTGTGATGCCGCTACCGGCCGTTTCCGTGaaacctccctccctctctccttcctcctcctcgcaTGTGATCCAGTTCTTTGCTTCTCGCTCTTTATCTCTAGTCCTGGTCTCCAGCTCATCTCGCCGGCCACCATCTGCTCTGCTTCCTCTGGAAGCGGCAGCCCGTGCCGTGGTAGAGTACGCAAATTGAATGGGGTCGCCGCCGGCCACACCGACGCTATCACGAGCCGCCTCCACCGCCGGCAGTTACCCCGTGCACCTCCACCGGAGGCGAGGCTTAAGAAGGGCGACCAGGGCGCGGAGCAAGATGAAGCTCGCGTACTTCCTCATGGACGAGGACGAGCGGCGCTGCAAGACGGACGAGCTGCAGTTCGAGGTCACTCACCCTTCTCCTCTACTAGGAATCGTCAAGATTATATCTATGGTCTCTGCTGTTCATGAATCACGATCGACGCGCGTGCAGGTGTCGGAGCTGGAGGGGGTGCTGGAGAAGGAGAAGCGGCTCAACAGGGTCCTGCACTGCTCGCTGCAGGGCCGGAACGTCGTCTGCCATTGCTGCCTCTCCGCCTTGGTTCCAACAAAGGTAATTACTACTAGGATTTACATGCATGGCAAGTCAATTTATATTTACTGTCTTTCTCTGAAAAGTTTATTCTGGGAACAAAATTATGTTTCGTACTCTGAATTTTTTCTTACAGACATAAAACTGTTGCAGACATTCAGTTTCAAACATAACCATCATCACATCATAGTCAAGTGCAAACGCAACATCGCTTCATGTTCAGTGCAGTAGTTAGTGTCCCTCCCAGGATTAAACAGTCACATATGCTCAGTCCTGCCCGCTACAGATCTTATCATAATAGACAGCAGAGAACATCAAAGTACTATTTGTGCATTGCGTCCCTACAATGGCAGATTTGTCCGCAAATAACCACCACCATCATCTACCACACCTGATTTCCTTGGATTCCTGCCATCTGGTACATCATCAATCAATTGCACCTGTACGGCGGTCTGCTTACATGCCTATCAAACACGCCACGCCATGCCACGTCACTAGCTTACACATCACAATTCGGTTGATTGGGGTAACTAACATCTTCTGTAATTAAACATTAAACTACAAATTCCTTCTCTGATCAAATTGCATTTCATTCTTTTTCTTGATCAGCAGTGACTTTATTATGCAGCATGTTAGTTTTGTGATCACTGAAAATGTTGGTATTAATCACTTTGCTATGCATTCGTGTAGATAAGGGGGCTCCTTGCCGAGCTAGCGATCATCGAGGATGAGATATTTTACCTCGAGAAGAAGGTCGACGACCTACGGCTACGTCTTCGCCGTGAGCGCAATTGGACAGAACGTTGCATTCTCCAGCAGCGACAGCAGCATAATTGGCTGCAACAGAATTGGCGGCATTCCGGTGGTCCGAGAGAGATCGATGGTGGAGGACAACAATTTCCAATGCTGCCTTATCGAGGCAGCCAAGAGGAACGTGAAGCTGATATTGAGCGTGGGAGCAAGGCTTCCGGTGGATCTGTCTCTACACAAGGTACACACTGACATGTTCAGCAGACGCAGTTACACTTCTCATAAGTTTGTCGTCTTTGATCACTCTGGTAAGCTCATCTGTTTGAAAGGATTCCTTATTGGTTCTATATATAGACCTCAAACGATCAActtgatttttgttttgttgtcaTGGCAAAAATCAGAAATAACAACTGAATCAACGTTATTTCATTTCGGAGGCAAAACATCAACAACTTCTTTTataattgaaaataaaataaatgcaaaacaagataatttctgatgtttgtgtttgaaatatttgaacagGTGAGGAAGTTGAGCAGGTCACAAGAAGAAGCCACTCTACAGGAAATATAAAACCCCCTGAAAGAAAAATTTGCTTGAGCAGTCCCAACAAGCTGTCAGAGGAGCTGATAAAGTTGACGGTGACCATCTTCCACAAGATCAACAAAACAACTCATCATGCAGCAGAGCTGGAGCTGAGCAGCGTGCCGAAGCTCAACATCACCTCGTGCATAGGCTCTTCTAGAAACCTTGCCCCcaagtcgtcgtcatcgtcgagcGATGGCGTAAAGAGCCGTGCATTGCCGCCGCGTGAGTACGGTGGTGGCGAGAGGGAGACTAGCGGAGGTTGCAAGAGGTTTGTGGAGTTCACGCGGAGCTCATTTGACGCAAGCCGCGTGTCGTCATGTCTCGCTGACATCAAGAACTTGAGGTGAGAGAGACTCAATCGCCATTATTGCATTGCAGTGCTTGATCAACTTTTCTAATAAGAACCCCGTCATCTTCGTTCCATGTTTCTTCAGAGTGTTGATGAACAAGCTTTCCACCGTGGATCCGAGTTTCTTGACCAACAAGCAGAAACTGGCCTTCTGGCTCAACATTTACAACTTCTGTGTGATGCATGTACGACAATTATTAAGCTTTTTCTATAAAGACGACAATTATTAAGCTAAGCTAATTAGTAATTattatcaacacaacaacacctgtAATTAACGAGCCTAATAAAAACAAGGATAAATTACATGATATATTTTCAGGCATTTCTTCAACATGGTCTGCCTCCATCAGCAGACAAGCTACTGTCGCTGCTAAACCAGGCGTCCGTGAATGTGGGAGGAACGGTGTTGAATGTTCTGTCCATCGAGCATCTCTTCCTCATGCAATCCCCTGATCAAGGCAACAAGGAGGTAACTAATTCACAATTTTTCAGATGAATTGTGCAACCTGATTGATATTCTTCTTACAAATTCGGCAAAATAATATTATTTAACCTGAACATTTGGGATGAATAGTTGAGTGAGAAAAAGATGATGACGGAAGGGGAGAGGGATCTTCAGCTCAACTACGGTCTTGGGTACCCAGAACCGAACGTCGTCTTTGCGCTCTGCAAAGGCAGCCGCTCCTCACCACCTGTACGCGCAAATTATTTGGCATTAGTCTTACTCAATCCGCTAATGTTAAACTGTTCACGGCAACCTGACCAAGAAACAAGTGCAGGTCCGGGTgtacacggcggaggaggtgtcAAGCGAGCTGGAGGAGGCGAAGGTGGAGTACCTGGAGCGGTGTGTCCGGGTCGTCCAAGCCGCTggtgcgaggaagaagaagaccaaggcATCGACGACGATCATGTTGCCGAAGCTATTGTATTGGCACATGTCGTGCTTCGCTGACGACGTGGAGTCGCTGCTGGAGTGGGTCCACAGCCAGCTCCCTCGCTCAACTAGTGCGCTCGAGCTCAAGAGAGCCATTAGGGACCTCCTTCTCCACCGCGATAGACCTCCAGTGCCGGAGAAGATGGTGCAGATCGAGCCCTATGAGGCAGAGTTCCGCTACCTGCTGCCACTGGTCTGGTGAATATGCACGCTTGTCTCCTGACGGCCATCAGCTCTGGTGTCGCTTTATTTAGTGTATGTATTTAAAGATGTTATCCAAATTCTATGTATATACAGAAACTAGGAGAAAAAAAATACTTCACTATTATACTTACTTTTTAAGGACCTAAATAATATTAAGCTCTACTTTGGATCGGATTTGGAAAGCATGGCCAAGCGGTAAGGCAGGGGCTGGAGAAATTTCTGTACATAACAACAATATGTACACGATACCCCATTTAGTGGAATTTCTACCAAACTATGCCATTGTGGAGATTTAAAATACGATTCTATACCAAATTAGTATTTTACTTGTTTTTGTTAG includes these proteins:
- the LOC124678493 gene encoding uncharacterized protein LOC124678493 gives rise to the protein MGSPPATPTLSRAASTAGSYPVHLHRRRGLRRATRARSKMKLAYFLMDEDERRCKTDELQFEVSELEGVLEKEKRLNRVLHCSLQGRNVVCHCCLSALVPTKIRGLLAELAIIEDEIFYLEKKVDDLRLRLRRERNWTERCILQQRQQHNWLQQNWRHSGGPREIDGGGQQFPMLPYRGSQEEREADIERGSKASGGSVSTQGEEVEQVTRRSHSTGNIKPPERKICLSSPNKLSEELIKLTVTIFHKINKTTHHAAELELSSVPKLNITSCIGSSRNLAPKSSSSSSDGVKSRALPPREYGGGERETSGGCKRFVEFTRSSFDASRVSSCLADIKNLRVLMNKLSTVDPSFLTNKQKLAFWLNIYNFCVMHAFLQHGLPPSADKLLSLLNQASVNVGGTVLNVLSIEHLFLMQSPDQGNKELSEKKMMTEGERDLQLNYGLGYPEPNVVFALCKGSRSSPPVRVYTAEEVSSELEEAKVEYLERCVRVVQAAGARKKKTKASTTIMLPKLLYWHMSCFADDVESLLEWVHSQLPRSTSALELKRAIRDLLLHRDRPPVPEKMVQIEPYEAEFRYLLPLVW